One genomic segment of Bacillota bacterium includes these proteins:
- a CDS encoding cold shock domain-containing protein: MTGKVKWFNAEKGFGFITAEDGKDIFAHFSQIQKDGYKALQEGEAVSFDVTEGQKGPQASNIVSL; encoded by the coding sequence ATGACTGGTAAAGTAAAATGGTTCAACGCTGAAAAAGGGTTTGGATTCATCACTGCTGAAGATGGAAAAGATATATTTGCACATTTTTCTCAAATTCAAAAAGATGGATACAAAGCTTTACAAGAAGGCGAAGCTGTTAGTTTCGATGTAACTGAAGGACAAAAAGGTCCTCAAGCATCAAACATCGTAAGTTTATAA